The nucleotide sequence GTACGCACTGTGGGTAGCACGCAGGAGCGCAACATCAAGGAAGATTACATACGGGCTCAACTGGGCTTGTCGCTCAACAACCGGTGGTTTATCAAGCGCCGGATTGAATAAGGTTTCTCTTTCACCATGCACACACTTCGTGTAATGCGTCTGCTTTCGTCTCGGGCCGCTCTTCTGTGGCTGCTGGCGGGTACGTTGGTGGTTGGATGCAAAAAAGCGGACCCAGAAACCAAAAAGCCCGTCCAATACAAGGGCCCTTTGCTGGAAAGCAACAACGTGCTGACGCTGTACAGCGACTCGGCAAAGTTGCAGATCAAGTACACGGCGCCGTTGGAGCAGCAGTTCGAGAATGGTGACAAGCTGTACCCGAAAGGCATCAAGGTGGAATTCTACGGGGAAGGTGGTACCAAGGTGCGCAATACGCTCCAAGGTGACTATGGCCGATACGACAAGGTGAAGAACCTGTACTTCATTCGTGGCAACGTGTTCGTGAGCAACGAGGAGAAACAGCAGTCGATGAAGACTCCGCAGATGTACTTCGACCAAGTGAAGCAGTTGATTTACACGGAAGATTCCGTGCGGATTCAAACGCCCACCGAAATACTAACGGGCAAAGGGCTAACAGCCAACCAGGACTTCTCGCGCTATACCATCCTCAAGCCCGCGGGTATCTTCACCATCGACCAGGCTTCCACAACTGGGGAGCAATAGTTTTTGCCTATACATGAATCCACTGAAAAAATTCTGGGAGCCAGGATTGGGCCGCACCATCCTGTTTTCGCTTGCGGTGGTTTCCTTCGTTATTGGAGCCTATCAAACCGTATTGCAAAACGACAAGAATGCATTGAGCGACAATTACTTGTGGTTCATGACTTCGTTTGTGTGCGTGCTGTTGTATCGGTACCTGAAATTGACAGAAGACGAGAAGTTGGAGAAAGAGAAAAAGCCGCTGCCTAAGCTGCCAGGTGCTAGCACCAAACCAGTGCCGCGCAACAAGCGCCGCGGCTAGAAAAGCAGACGAAATAGTGAGTTGGGGAGTTTGCAGTTCTACTTGCGCGGTTTGCACTAGGAGAGCGGCAAACTCCCCAACTCACTATTTCGCGCTCCTGCCACGAGGCACCTCCTTAATTCGCCTTTTTCTGATTATTTTGCGACTCTTTACGCTTTTACCTACTGTGCTTTTTTTCAAGTAAATGGCTTTAATTAACACTATTCGAGAAAAATCAGGCTGGGCCGTGGGCACTGTCGCCATCGGCATGCTGCTCTTCATTGTGGGCGGCGACCTGATAGGAGGGAAGAACCGCCTATTCGGTGGCAATGAGAATGTGGTAGGCGAAGTAGCTGGCGAAAAAGTGGAGCTGGCAGATTTCAACAATGCGCTAGAGCAAGCCAAGCAGTCGTTTGTGCAGCAGCAAGGCCGGCAGCCCGACGAGCAGGCTATGAGCTACCTGCGCGACCAGGCGTGGAACCAGACCATCTTCCGTATTGCGTTCCAGAAAGAATTCGACAAGCTAGGCCTAACCGTATCGGACGACGAGCTAACCGATATGGTGCAGGGCAAGAACATTCACCCGAGCATTCGGCAGGCTTTCACTGACCCAAAGACCGGGCAGTTTGACCGTACCAAAATCGTTACGTATCTGCAGGGCCTAGACAAGCTGCCACCCGATGCGCAAGCTGCTTGGCAAAACTTTGAGGCCAACCTGGGTCCGGAGCGGATGGCACAGAAGTACAACAACTTGCTGAAGTTGAGTACCTACGTGACGACCGCAGAAGCCAAGCGCTTCAATGAAGACCAAAACAGCCGCGCCAGCATGCGTTATCTGTTTGTCCCATACTTCTCCATCTCCGATTCGGCGGTGAAAGTAACGGACGAGCAGCTGCAAGCTTACCTCGACAAGAACAAGGCCCGCTACAAAGTAGAAGATGGCCGCGACTTGGAGTACGTAACCATTCCGGTGGTAGCGTCCAAAGAAGACACGGCGGCCGTGCGGGAAACGGTGGCCCAACTGGCTACGCAATTCACTACCGCTCCCAACGACTCGTTGTTTGTGAAACTGAACTCCGACCAGCCCTACAACGACAACTACGTTTCACCTGCTGATATGCCGGAGAAGCTGCGCCAGCAACTGCCCCTTACAGTGGGTCAGGTGTACGGTCCTTATGCAGAAAACGGAACGGTGAGCCTGCACAAAGTAACTGGCCAAAAAGCCGGAACGCAGTCGGCGGCGCGCGCCAGCCATATCCTCATCAAGCCCGAAGGTACCACGCCAGAAGCAGAAGCTGCTGCGTTGGCCAAAGCCAAAGACTTGCTAGCCAAAATCAAAGGCGGAGCTGACTTCGCGGCTATGGCTCGGCAGTTCGGGACCGATGGAACGGTAAGCACCGGCGGCGACTTGGGCTGGTTCCAGCAGGGTCGCATGGTGCCAGAGTTTGAAAAAGCCATTTTTGGGGCTACCTCCACGGGCTTGCTACCTGCTCCGGTGAAGACCTCGTTCGGTTACCACATCATCAAAATCACGGCTCCCAAAACCAACCAGACGTATCAGCTTGCTACGGTACAGAAGAAGATGGAGCCATCGGAAGCTACGCGCGAAGCGGCTTACGCGAAAGCCCAGGCGCTGAAAGGCCAAGTGACCGATCTGGAAAGCTTCCGGAAAGTGGTGGCCAAAGAAAAGGTGTTGCAGAAGCAAGAGGTAAAAGGCCTTGGCCGTGGCGACCAAGCGGTGAACAGCCTGCAGGGAGCCCGCGAAATTGTGCGGTGGGCATATGGCGTTGGAGGCAAGAAAACCGAAGTAGGTGATGTTTCAGACGTGTTTGAAGTAGGTGACCAGTACGTGGTAGCCGTATTGACCGGTCAGCGGAGCAAAGGCACTGCCGATGTTGCTAGCCTTCGCCCAGAACTTTCGGCGGCTGTCCGCAACGAGGAGAAGGCCAAGCAGATTATCAGCAAGCTGAACGGCAAAACGGGTGCGCTAGAGCAAATAGCTACCACCTATGGGGCGGCAGCCCAAGTGAAAACGGCTGATGGCGTAGTGCTCGGTTCGGGTACCATTCCTGGCTTAGGCAGCGAGCCGCTAGCGGTGGGCAAAGCATTTGGCTTGAAGCCCGGCCAGAAGTCGGCTCCCATTCAGGGAGAGCAGGGCGTGCTGATTGTAGAGCCTGTTCGTGTGGATAAGTCTACGTCAGCTACCGATCTGTCAGCTGTTCGCAAGCAACTCACCGACCAGCGCACCGGCCGGGCCGATGGCCTGATCTACGAAGCAGTGAAAGCCAACGCCAACATCAAAGATGAGCGCAACAAGTTCTTCTAAACCCTGCTGTTGCTTATAGAGAAAGCCGCTCCCAACAGAGCGGCTTTTTTTGTGAAAGGACGTATCCATATCCAGCACAGGCGAGGCACCGAAACGCTGGGTTCTGTGGCTGCCGAACTGCCGGGCCCAAAGGAGCGTCGGATTTCCTGCTTATCTTGAAATGAATCTGACGGCGCTGCCGTTTGCGTTGGTATCTGCTATCTATTGTTGTTTGTATGCGCCACTTCCATAGTCTGTTCTTCTCTCTATTGCTCTGTAGTACTGCGCCGCTTCAGGCCCAACAGGAGAGCGGCAACACTTCTTTGGCCAAAGAGTATGCCCGCAAAGGAGAACACGAAAAGGCTGCTTTTCTCTTTAGCAAGCTGCCCGCCGATGCACAAACATCAGCAGATGTGTTGCCCGATTACTTAACGGCGTTGCAGGGGCTGAAGCGCTACAAAGACGCTGAAAAACTAGTAAAGCGCGCCATCCGGCAGCACCCCGAGGAAGGTGGCTACGGTGTGGCGCTGGGCAGCCTCTACACTGTGTCCGGCGACGAGGGTGCGGCTACCAAGCAATACGAAAAGCTGCTCAGCCAACTTACCTCCACACAGGTGCTGCCCGTTGCGGCCGAATTTAGCCGCCGCAACCAGCCTGACTGGGCCGAGAAAACCTATTTGCGCGGTCGGCAGCTGTCCAAGAACGATTCCGAATTCAGCACGCAGCTGGTGCAGCTCTACACCCAGACTGGCAACACCGAGAAGCTGCTTGGCGAAACACTGCGCCTCGTGCAGACCGACGAGACGCAGCTGCCCTTCGTGCGCAACATGTTGCAGAACAGCCTGCAAAACGAGAAGGATTTCGACACCTTGGAGCGTCAGTTGCTCACCAACGTGCAGAAGTACCCAGAGCAGAGCGTGTACAGCGAGCTGCTGCTGTGGCTGCAAGTACAGCGCCGCGACTTTACTGGAGCCTTAGTTCAAGCCAAAGCCCTCGACCGGCGTGGTCGCACCGAAGGCAGCCGCGTGATGGACTTGGCCGCCATTGCCCAGTACAACAAAGACTACGAAAGCGCCATTGGGGGTTACGAATATGTGCTCCGCGAATACAAAGGTGGTCCGTTTTATGCTGCGGCCCGGCAGCGGCTGGTGCAAAGCCGGGAAGCGTTGGTGCGCGAAACGTATCCCGTAGACCCCGCCAAGATTCGCAGCCTGATTGGAGAGTATCAGCAGGTGTTGGCAGAGTTGGGGCGCACGCCCCAGACTGCCCCCGTGCTGCGTAGTATGGCCGTGTTGCACGCCTTCCAGCTCGATGAGAAAGCGCAGGCCGTCGTGCTGTTGCAGGAGGTTATCGACATGCCGCGGGCCAGTATTGAGGTAGTAGACCAAGCCAAGATTGACTTAGCGGATATCTACTTGCTGCGGGGTGAGCCCTGGGAGGCAACCTTGCTGTACTCGCAGGTGGAAAAGTCGCACAAGGATTCACCGCTGGGTTACGAGGCCAAGTTGCGCAACGCCCGGTTGAGCTACTTTGCTGGCGACTTCAAGCTAGCCAAAAGTCACCTTGATATTCTCAAGGAAGCTACCACCCGCGAAATAGCCAACGACGCCATGCAGCTCAGCCTGCTCATCACCGACAATACCGCTATGGATACGGCTGGTGTTGCCCTGCGCGATTATGCGTCGGTGGAGCAGCTGGTGTTTCAGAACAAGCTGCCTGAGGCGTTGCGGGGCTTGGATGCCCTCCTACAGAAGTACCCCGGCCACGCCCTGCAGGACGATGCCTGGTTTCTGAAAGCGCAACTCCAACGCCGCACCGGTGAGTATCGGGCGGCTGTTACCACGCTCGAGAGAATCACCAACAACCCGAAGTACGACGTGCTCAGCGACGATGCCATGTTCTTGCTGGCCAGTATTCAGGAAGAAAATCTGCAAGACAAAGAGCAAGCGAAGAATCTGTACAACCAATTTTTGGCGAAGTACCCCGGCAGCATCTACGTAGCGGAAGCGCGCAAGCGGTTCCGGAAGCTGCGCGGCGACAGTTTGTAGCGTATCTGCCCAAGAACGCAACAACTCTAGCTCATACAGTGCGTGCGCTTCGCACGGGTGTTCTGTACGTTGCTGAGGGCAGCAAGCAGGGGCAGCCGAAGAATATAAATAGCAGGCCTAATGCCCCAATGAAAATCAGGTACATAACATTGTTGGAGAGGGTGTACTGGCTCTATTTACCAACCAACGCACGCGAGTTGGGCATGCAGGTAAACCACCTACTTCAAAGTGTAAGACACCAGCAACAACTGGGCGGGCGCGGTTTTCTTCGTACTTTTGAAGACAAGGCCGACCCCGGCAGCTGCTATGCACATGGAAAAACGATGGATTCGCAAGCCAGCGCCTGACGCTGAAAAGGTTCGGTCCTTGGCCGACGCATTGCGCGTCAAAGAAACCATTATAGCACTGCTTTGCCAGCGTGAGGTTTGCACGTTTGAAGAGGCCCGCGCCTACTTCCGTCCCAATCTGCGGGAACTACCCAACCCACTGCTGATGCGCGACATGGACCGCGCCGTAGCCCGCCTAACTTATGCGCTGCATGCCGGCCAGCGCGTGCTGATATTCGGCGACTATGACGTAGACGGCACCACCTCGGTAGCCGTGGTGTACAGCTACCTGCGCCGCTTCTTTGGGCCGGAGCGCATCGACTACTACATACCAGACCGTTACAAAGAAGGGTACGGGGTGTCAGAAGCGGGTATCGACTTTGCGGCCGACAACGACTTCGCCCTCATTATTGCCCTCGACTGCGGCGTGAAATCCGTGGACAAGGTGGTATATGCCAATGAGCGGGGAGTGGACTTCATCATCTGCGACCATCACCTGCCGGGCACCGAGCTACCTGCCGCCGTGGCCGTGCTTGATCCCAAGCGGGCCGGCTGCCAGTATCCGTTCAAAGAGCTTTCGGGCTGTGGCGTAGGCTTTAAGCTGATGCAAGCCTTCACCGAAGACCAGGGCTTGGATGAAGAACCGCTCTACGACCTGCTGGATCTGGTGGCGGTGAGTATTGCCGCCGACATTGTGCCTATCATGGGCGAAAACCGGACGCTGGCGTACCACGGCCTACGCTTGCTCAACGACCCCACCCGGCCTCAGCGCCCTGGCCTCGATGCGCTTCGTGAACTCGCCGGCTTGCAAACCGCTGAGTTGAACATCAGCAGCTTGGTATTTGGCTTCTCGCCGCGCATCAACGCCGCGGGCCGTATGGGAGACGCCAAACGTTCGGTGGCTATGCTGTTGGCTTCCAGCAAAGAGGAGGCTTTCGAGAAGGCTTCGGTGGTGGACAAGACCAACCAAGAGCGCCGCGGCTTCGACACCAGCATTACCAAGGAAGCTCTGGATATGATTGAGGCCGATGCGCTTTTTCAGGACGCCCATACCACGGTGCTCTACAAAGAGGACTGGCACAAAGGCGTGGTTGGTATCGTGGCCTCGCGCTGCCTCGACAAGTACTACCGCCCCACCATCATCCTGACGCATAGCAACGGCAAAGCCACTGGCTCGGCCCGCTCTGTGGCTGGGTTTGATGTGCACCAAGCCATTGAAGAGTGCGCCGACCTTCTGGATCAGTACGGGGGGCATATGTATGCCGCAGGTCTGACGTTGCCGGTTGAGAACCTGCCGGCCTTCCGGGCGAAGTTCGAGAGGATAGTAGCTAGCCGCATCCTGCCCGAGCAGATGATTCCGCCCGTAGATATTGACGCCGAACTTGATTTGAGCGACGTCACGAATGGCTTCTATAACCTGCTGCGCCAGATGGAGCCTTTCGGGCCCGGCAATGCCAACCCGACCTTCATGGCGCGCAACGTGTATGCCGCTCCCAACTCGGCGCGTGTAGTTGGGCAGTCACACCTTAAAATAGCCCTCACCCAAGACGGCCACCACGTGGTAGATGCCATTGGCTTTGGCCTTGGCGAGCATCTGCAACGTATTCAGGAGGGTGAGCCATTCAGTGTGTGCTATACCGTAGAAATCAACGAGTACCGGGGCGTCAGAACCTTGCAGCTGCGCGTAAAGGACATTCGCTGGGAATAAAGCAGCCTGCTTTGTGCGCAGGATGCTGCTCGCTATTCTTGTTTGCTAATCATGCGTGCGCTCCACCACACCCACCCAATTAGCACCAGCTGGAGCGGCAGCCGCAGCCACAACGCCCAAAGCGGGACCGACAAACCGGCTCCCTGCGTTTGCACCATGTACACGTTCGCCGGAAATACGGCCAGCAGCAGCAAAATCAGTCCCCAGCCTGCTGCCTGACGTGTAGCAGGCAATAGTAGTCCCAAGCCGCCTGCTACTTCGGCAGCGCCGCTCAGGTACACGAGCAGTAGCGGGGCCGGCAGATAAGGCGGCATGATGCGCACGTATGGTGCTGGCGCCACGAAATGCAGGATTCCGGCGCCCACAAAAATGAGCGCCAGTAGGTAAAGACTAGATTTGCGCAGTACGGACATGATAGGAGACACGAAGCAGAACCTTGGAGGCTATAAGTTGCAATGGATTTGGTGTGTAGCGGCTTGCCTTTAATTTATATTTCGGGGCGGCTTGAACTGTCTTCCCGCCATGCGTTGTCTGCCTGAGACGGTACTAGCACGCATCCTTGCTGATACGTGCATAGGAAATCCATACTTCCGGCCAGTGCTTCAGGTGTCTTTCGTACTAGGCTAGCTACACTACCGTTATCCTACTACCAGCTAACAACTATCCTGCCCGCGCCTTCTCTTACCTTTGCTCTATGATTCTTCGCGCCGATAACTTAGTTAAGAAGTACAAAGCCCGCACCGTGGTCAACGACATGTCGTTGAAGGTGGAGCAAGGTGAAATTGTGGGGTTGCTGGGACCGAACGGAGCTGGAAAAACCACTTCCTTCTACATGACGGTCGGCATGGTCAAGCCTGATTCGGGCCGCGTATTTCTAGATGATCAGGAAATCACCAAGATGCCGATCTATCAGCGGGCTCGTCTCGGTGTTGGCTATTTGGCGCAGGAAGCCAGCGTGTTTCGCGACCTGAGTGTGGAGGAGAACATCTTGGCCGTGTTGGAGATGACCACCATGTCCAAACAGGTTCAGCTCGATAAGGTGGAAGAATTATTGAATGAGTTTAGCCTCACCCACGTGCGCAAAAACCTAGGCCGGGTGCTGAGTGGGGGGGAGCGGCGGCGTACCGAAATAGCCCGCGCGTTGGCCGTTGATCCGAAGTTTGTGCTGCTAGACGAACCCTTTGCCGGCGTTGACCCTATTGCCACCGAAGAAATTCAGAGCATCGTAGCCAAGCTTAAGCACAAAAACATCGGTATCCTCATCACCGACCACGATGTAAACTCCACACTGGCCATCGTGGACCGGGCATACCTGCTATTCGAGGGGAAGCTGTTGAAGGCCGGAACGGCCGAGGAGCTAGCTGCCGACGAAATGGTGCGCCGCGTGTATCTGGGCAAGAACTTCGAGTTGAAACGGAAAGTCTAGAACGGCGTAGGGTTACGCGCATCACCCGAGTACTTTCGCGGGTACAGCACGGAGTAGTGCCTATCCTTTCCAAGGCAACATTCCGGCGCTACCAGCGGTACAAAAGCGGCGTGCCCGTATCGTTGCCTTCTACTTGTTCCATCCCACCACTCCTCCGTGCTAAACTCTGTTCTCACGTGGGCCGTTCAGCGGCGCTTATCTAACATCGAGCATTTTCGGCAACACCCGCACGAGGTGCAACGTGAGGTATTACGCAACCTGCAACACACCGCCAAGAATACGGAATGGGGCCGCCAATACGGCTACGCAGACAAAGTAGCTGGACCGGAGTTCGCCCAGCGTGTGCCCATCAGCAGCTACGAAGACCTGTACCCGATGCTGGAACGGGTATTGCGCGGCGAGCGGGACGTGTTGTGGCCGGGCCAAGTACAGTGGTTTGCCAAAAGCAGCGGCACCACCAACGATCGTAGCAAGTACATTCCTGTTACGCGTGAGGCCCTGCACGAATGCAACTACCGCGCCGGCCGCGACATGACTGCCCTCGCCACCCTGCACTACCCTGAAGTCAAGATTCTGGACGGCAAAACCCTTTCCTTGGGTGGCACCCACATGTCCAACCCGCTACGCCCTCACGATTCCCATTCGCGGGTGGGTGATGTGTCGGCCGTAATCATGCAAAACTTGCCGGCCTGGGCCGAGCACGTCCGGACGCCGCCACTAGAGCTAGCCCTGCTAGACGAGTGGGAAGAAAAAATCGAGCGTATTGCCCGCCACGTACTCCAGGCGGATGTTCGGGTACTAGCCGGCGTGCCCACCTGGATGATTGTGTTGTTGCGCCGCGTATTAGAACTAGCCGGTACCGACAACATTATGGATGTATGGCCTCACCTTGGGCTGTTTCTGCACGGCGCGGTAGCATTTGGGCCCTATCGGAAGCTTTTTCATCAGCTTATTCCATCGGCCCACATGCATTACCAAGAGGTGTACAATGCTTCCGAGGGCTACCTGGCCTTGCAAGACCAACCCGATTCCGAAGACCTGTTGCTGTTGCTTAACCATGGCGTGTACTACGAGTTCTTGCCCGCCGACCAGTGGGATGCTCCCGAACCGCGCACCGTGCTGTTAGAGCAAGTGGAAATCGGTAAAAGCTACGCTCTTATTATCAGCACCAATGCGGGTTTGTGGCGCTACAAAATCGGCGACACAGTACGCTTCACCAGCCTAGCGCCCTACCGTATCCGGATTACTGGCCGTACCAAGCACTTCCTGAACGCGTTTGGAGAAGAGGTGGTGATTGAAAATGCCGAAGCCGCTGTAGCCGCCGCCTGTCACGCCACCAATACCACCGTCCGCGACTTCACGGCGGCGCCTATCTACTTCGCCGGAGCCGCTGATGGCTCTCGGGGCGGGCATCAATGGCTAATAGAGTTTTCAACGCCTCCACAGGATACAGACCACTTTACGGCGGTGCTCGATGCCACCCTGCGTCAACTCAACTCCGACTATGATGCCAAGCGTCATCGTGACATAGCTCTTGTACCACCTGTACTCACGGTAGCTGCGCCTGGTCAGTTCGAGCGGTGGCTAGCGCACCGGGGTAAGCTAGGAGGCCAACACAAAGTACCTCG is from Hymenobacter tibetensis and encodes:
- a CDS encoding peptidylprolyl isomerase, whose product is MALINTIREKSGWAVGTVAIGMLLFIVGGDLIGGKNRLFGGNENVVGEVAGEKVELADFNNALEQAKQSFVQQQGRQPDEQAMSYLRDQAWNQTIFRIAFQKEFDKLGLTVSDDELTDMVQGKNIHPSIRQAFTDPKTGQFDRTKIVTYLQGLDKLPPDAQAAWQNFEANLGPERMAQKYNNLLKLSTYVTTAEAKRFNEDQNSRASMRYLFVPYFSISDSAVKVTDEQLQAYLDKNKARYKVEDGRDLEYVTIPVVASKEDTAAVRETVAQLATQFTTAPNDSLFVKLNSDQPYNDNYVSPADMPEKLRQQLPLTVGQVYGPYAENGTVSLHKVTGQKAGTQSAARASHILIKPEGTTPEAEAAALAKAKDLLAKIKGGADFAAMARQFGTDGTVSTGGDLGWFQQGRMVPEFEKAIFGATSTGLLPAPVKTSFGYHIIKITAPKTNQTYQLATVQKKMEPSEATREAAYAKAQALKGQVTDLESFRKVVAKEKVLQKQEVKGLGRGDQAVNSLQGAREIVRWAYGVGGKKTEVGDVSDVFEVGDQYVVAVLTGQRSKGTADVASLRPELSAAVRNEEKAKQIISKLNGKTGALEQIATTYGAAAQVKTADGVVLGSGTIPGLGSEPLAVGKAFGLKPGQKSAPIQGEQGVLIVEPVRVDKSTSATDLSAVRKQLTDQRTGRADGLIYEAVKANANIKDERNKFF
- a CDS encoding GH3 auxin-responsive promoter family protein — translated: MLNSVLTWAVQRRLSNIEHFRQHPHEVQREVLRNLQHTAKNTEWGRQYGYADKVAGPEFAQRVPISSYEDLYPMLERVLRGERDVLWPGQVQWFAKSSGTTNDRSKYIPVTREALHECNYRAGRDMTALATLHYPEVKILDGKTLSLGGTHMSNPLRPHDSHSRVGDVSAVIMQNLPAWAEHVRTPPLELALLDEWEEKIERIARHVLQADVRVLAGVPTWMIVLLRRVLELAGTDNIMDVWPHLGLFLHGAVAFGPYRKLFHQLIPSAHMHYQEVYNASEGYLALQDQPDSEDLLLLLNHGVYYEFLPADQWDAPEPRTVLLEQVEIGKSYALIISTNAGLWRYKIGDTVRFTSLAPYRIRITGRTKHFLNAFGEEVVIENAEAAVAAACHATNTTVRDFTAAPIYFAGAADGSRGGHQWLIEFSTPPQDTDHFTAVLDATLRQLNSDYDAKRHRDIALVPPVLTVAAPGQFERWLAHRGKLGGQHKVPRLSNSREVLEEILSAI
- the recJ gene encoding single-stranded-DNA-specific exonuclease RecJ — translated: MEKRWIRKPAPDAEKVRSLADALRVKETIIALLCQREVCTFEEARAYFRPNLRELPNPLLMRDMDRAVARLTYALHAGQRVLIFGDYDVDGTTSVAVVYSYLRRFFGPERIDYYIPDRYKEGYGVSEAGIDFAADNDFALIIALDCGVKSVDKVVYANERGVDFIICDHHLPGTELPAAVAVLDPKRAGCQYPFKELSGCGVGFKLMQAFTEDQGLDEEPLYDLLDLVAVSIAADIVPIMGENRTLAYHGLRLLNDPTRPQRPGLDALRELAGLQTAELNISSLVFGFSPRINAAGRMGDAKRSVAMLLASSKEEAFEKASVVDKTNQERRGFDTSITKEALDMIEADALFQDAHTTVLYKEDWHKGVVGIVASRCLDKYYRPTIILTHSNGKATGSARSVAGFDVHQAIEECADLLDQYGGHMYAAGLTLPVENLPAFRAKFERIVASRILPEQMIPPVDIDAELDLSDVTNGFYNLLRQMEPFGPGNANPTFMARNVYAAPNSARVVGQSHLKIALTQDGHHVVDAIGFGLGEHLQRIQEGEPFSVCYTVEINEYRGVRTLQLRVKDIRWE
- the lptC gene encoding LPS export ABC transporter periplasmic protein LptC — encoded protein: MHTLRVMRLLSSRAALLWLLAGTLVVGCKKADPETKKPVQYKGPLLESNNVLTLYSDSAKLQIKYTAPLEQQFENGDKLYPKGIKVEFYGEGGTKVRNTLQGDYGRYDKVKNLYFIRGNVFVSNEEKQQSMKTPQMYFDQVKQLIYTEDSVRIQTPTEILTGKGLTANQDFSRYTILKPAGIFTIDQASTTGEQ
- a CDS encoding DoxX family protein → MSVLRKSSLYLLALIFVGAGILHFVAPAPYVRIMPPYLPAPLLLVYLSGAAEVAGGLGLLLPATRQAAGWGLILLLLAVFPANVYMVQTQGAGLSVPLWALWLRLPLQLVLIGWVWWSARMISKQE
- a CDS encoding tetratricopeptide repeat protein produces the protein MRHFHSLFFSLLLCSTAPLQAQQESGNTSLAKEYARKGEHEKAAFLFSKLPADAQTSADVLPDYLTALQGLKRYKDAEKLVKRAIRQHPEEGGYGVALGSLYTVSGDEGAATKQYEKLLSQLTSTQVLPVAAEFSRRNQPDWAEKTYLRGRQLSKNDSEFSTQLVQLYTQTGNTEKLLGETLRLVQTDETQLPFVRNMLQNSLQNEKDFDTLERQLLTNVQKYPEQSVYSELLLWLQVQRRDFTGALVQAKALDRRGRTEGSRVMDLAAIAQYNKDYESAIGGYEYVLREYKGGPFYAAARQRLVQSREALVRETYPVDPAKIRSLIGEYQQVLAELGRTPQTAPVLRSMAVLHAFQLDEKAQAVVLLQEVIDMPRASIEVVDQAKIDLADIYLLRGEPWEATLLYSQVEKSHKDSPLGYEAKLRNARLSYFAGDFKLAKSHLDILKEATTREIANDAMQLSLLITDNTAMDTAGVALRDYASVEQLVFQNKLPEALRGLDALLQKYPGHALQDDAWFLKAQLQRRTGEYRAAVTTLERITNNPKYDVLSDDAMFLLASIQEENLQDKEQAKNLYNQFLAKYPGSIYVAEARKRFRKLRGDSL
- the lptB gene encoding LPS export ABC transporter ATP-binding protein translates to MILRADNLVKKYKARTVVNDMSLKVEQGEIVGLLGPNGAGKTTSFYMTVGMVKPDSGRVFLDDQEITKMPIYQRARLGVGYLAQEASVFRDLSVEENILAVLEMTTMSKQVQLDKVEELLNEFSLTHVRKNLGRVLSGGERRRTEIARALAVDPKFVLLDEPFAGVDPIATEEIQSIVAKLKHKNIGILITDHDVNSTLAIVDRAYLLFEGKLLKAGTAEELAADEMVRRVYLGKNFELKRKV